ATCTCCCCTATTGCAGTAAGTTTAGCAACATGGCAAAGAAGAGGTGGATGAGATGTATTTTCAGAATGCCTTTTCACATTATGAAAACAAAATAATGCATTTTCATGTCCGAACTAATATCATCACAATCCGATGTAAAGTGGGAACATGAAAATCAGACAAGTTCACTGGcgaaaattgataaaataaatatagaatCGAGCATGGAGATGGCTTTGAAAAggttctctatttcttcatttgAAGTATAACATTATGTTGAAAAAATCAATGGTAATTGTCAAGTGTAACTGATAACTCTTTACCATTTTGATTTATGTCCTGTGATCTTTGTAGTACAACCTCCTGCTGGTTATTTTCTAATGTATTCATTCATTCTACTTTGAGAACAATCTTCATAACCTCATAGACAAAGTAACTAATTGCTGCTGATGGAAGAACCTGAAAATGCAAAACATCAAGCTATCAGAAACAGTGAACTGAACCCGACAAGCCAAAATTCTGGAAGGAAATATGGAATTAGCAAACAAATTGAAACCATCACCatgaacaaaaataattttgctTGGCATAGAAGCATAAAAATTCCAGAAAATGTGGAAGTTAATTCCTCTAAGTTGGTTTTACGGCTTTCCAACACATGGGACAGAAGCTCAATGCAGCAAGTGTTGTAATAGCTTGCTTAACTAAATTGTGGGAAGAAAAAGAAACTTATCCCACATTGCAAAAACACAAGAGTTTAGCTGGTGTTTATAATGTGGAATGTTCATTTACTCTGAGAAGAATGGCTAAAATTGGATTGAAAAATAGagtattttcatatatttgatTTGTTAATTctcatgtatatatatacacatttgGAAAACTGAATTCTAACTAACTGAGTTCTCTGGATTTTTCTAGAATATTCTGGGTTCCCCTGGAATAAATTACATCCACACAGGAAACGGTGCCGTTTTGAATCTGTATATGCTGCGTCGTTTTGCTTCTGGATTTTTATCTGCCTTTTGCTTCTTCCCTGTGGCGTCGTTTTGGCTTTGGCGGTGCAGTGTCTTGCTTTTGCTTCCCTCCTGCGACGTCATTTGGCTTTGGGAGTATATAATATCTCTTCACGCCCCCCGCAAGATGGAGTTGCCCTAATTTTTGGGGAAACCCATCTTGGACAGAAGGGTTTGGAACTGCGCCGCTCCTAAGGGTTTTGTGAAGAGATCCGCGATTTGTTGTCGTGAAGGTACGTGCACCGTGGATATGAAACCTCTGGAGAGTTGCTCGCGGACGATGTGGCAGTCGATATCCAGATGTTTCGTTCATTCGTGGAAAACCGGGTTGGCCGCGATGTGTTGGGCTGCTTGGTTGTCACAGTGAAGAGGAATAGGGAGTTGTAGGTCAGCATGAAACTCTTTCATCAGGTAAGTTATCCACTTTAGCTCGCACACCGTGAGGGCCATGCTTCTGTACTCAGCTTCTGCTGAGGATTTACTAACCGTGTTCTGTTTTTTTGTTTTCCAGGATATTAAGGATGGTCCGAGGAATATACAGAAGCCTGTAAGTGATTTCCGGGTCATCGGACAGGAAGCCCAGTCAGCGTCGGAGAAAGCTTGAATCTTGAGATCGTTCTGAGCTGGGAAGAACAACCCTCGTGTTGGACAACTTTTCAAATAGCGAAGCACGTGAAGTGCTGCGTTCCAGTGAGGTTGCCGCGGCTGTTGCATGAACTGGCTGAGGTGATGTGTCGCATAGGATATGTCTGGCCTTGTGACTCCGAGGTAAAGTAACTTACCTATTAACCTCCTATATTTTTCTGGGTCAGTCAAAATGGGTCCTGTTGTATTGTCAAGTTTGAGTCCTTGTGGTAGAGGATTGTCAGATAGTTTAGCTTGCATACAACCTGTTTCTTGAAGAATATCTAATAGATATTTCTTTTGGTGAAGAAATAGTCCGGTTTCAGAGCGCGCAATTTGTAAGCCTAGAAAGTACTTGACGTATCGCAAATCCTTGATTGTGAAGGCTTTATCAAGGTGAGATTTAATTTCTGCTATATCCTCTTCTGATTGACCTGCTATAAGAATGTCATCAACATTAACAAGCAATGTTAAGAATCTGCCTTTCTTTGTTCTTGTGAATAGGCAATGATCAAAAGGTGATTGTTTGAAGCCAAACTGGGTTAAGCATTGGGTAAGTTCTTTATTCCACATTCTTCCTGCCTGTTTTAATCCGTAGATGCTTTTGATAAGTTTGCACACTTGTCCTGGTTGAGCTTTGTCATAGCCTTCCGGAGGTAGCATATATAAATCTTCTTCTATATGACTATGTAGGTATGCATTGTTGACATCTAGTTGATGTATAGGCCAGTTCTTGGCAGTAGCTATTGCCATGAACATTCTCACAGTAACCAATTTGGCTACTGGAGAAAAGTTGTCAGTGAAGTCAATTCCAAGTAGTTGATTAAATCCCTTGGCCACTAGCCTGGCCTTGAACCTGTCAACTGAACCGTCTGGCTTGTATTTAATTCTGAAAACCCATTTTGAGGCAATGGCCCTTTTGCCTTTGGGCAGAGTTGTTAAGTACCAAGTATTATTGGTGTCTAAGGCTGTCAGTTCATCTTGCATGGCTTGCACCCAATTGCTGTCCTCCTTAGCTTGTGAATAGGACTTAGGTTCATAGTTTATAGAGACATTTGCCACAAAACTCAAGTAGTGAGGGGTGAAAATAGGTTTAGAAGTAAAACAGGGATAGATGTGGGGAGATTTACCTGTGGTGTTGTTGGAGAATACACCAGGATTAATAGGACATATAGAGGTGGCCACAAAGTCATTTAGCCATCTTGGTCTTGTAGGTAGTCTTGTGCTTCTTCTTGTGTGTGTGGAACCCCCTTCTTCTAAAAGTTCTTGGACTGATTCAAGAGTGGCAGAtgcttcttcttcatcttcagtTGTAGAATTCTCAATGTATGTTTCAGTTCCTTCAGTTGTTCTTAAGGATTCGTGGGGAGGGCTGACATTGGTCTGTGATGATATTGGTATTGTTGGGGATGAGTCAGGTTCAAGTATTATATTTGGTAATACAGTTTTCTGTGGGTCATAAGGGTCTGGTTGTGATCTGAATGGGAATATGTCTTCATGGAAGATGACATCTCTGGAAACTATGGTTTTGTTTAGGTCTAAGGCATAAATTTTGTAGGCCTTCATTCCTGGAACATATCCAAGAAATACTCCTTTAAAGGCTCTTTCTTCAAATTTTGTCTTGTGGGTTAAGGTGTTGGTTGCAAAGCATAGGCATCCAAAGGTTTTGAGTAAGTTTAGATTGGGTTTTTCCTTATGTAAGCAAGCATAAGGTGTTTCCCAATTGAGTACTGGGCTTGATAATCTGTTGATGATATAGGTGGCTGTGAGTATGGATTCTCCCCAGAATCTTTTTGGTAAATTTGACTGAAACATTAGAGCTCTTGCAACTTGTAATAAGTGTTTGTGCTTTCTTTCAACCACTCCGTTCTGTTGTGGGGTGTATGGACATGATTTCTGGTGAATAATGCCCTTTTCCTTTAGCCACTTACTGCAATCTTGATTTATAAACTCTGTCCCATTATCTGATCTCAAGTTCTTGACTGACTTGTGAAATTGGTTGTTAATCATATCAATGAACTCTTTTAACACAGCAAAAACGGATTGTTTGTGCTGTAGTAAATATGTCCATGTAGCTCTAGAGTAATCATCAACTATAGTCAGTACATATCTTGCATTTGAGACTGAAACCACTGAATATGGACCCCAAAGGTCCACATGAATCAATTCAAATGGTGTTTTGGATGTAATCTTGCTTTTATTGAAACTCAATCGTTGTTGTTTTGCAATGGGACAAATGGTGCACACATGGGAATCACAGTCACTAGCTTTTATTACATTTAgatgtaataatttatttttttgatgcATGACCTAATCTTCTGTGCCATACTTCATATCTGTCTTGAGGTTGTTGAAATGCCAACGCTATGCCCATTGTCTTTATTCTGCTTCCTTGATGGCTAAATGAGTCTTTATTTAGTCTATATAATCCTTGGTGCATTCTCCCAACAGCCAGTAGGTGCTTAGTCACTAGGTCCTGCAAGATACATTGGTCATGGTAGAATTGCACAGATATTTTGTTTGATTGTGTGATTTGGCTAACAGATAGTAAATTGTACTTAAATGTGGGCATATATAGCACATCTAACAATTGCATATTCTGGTTTAAAGGCACTGTTCCAATTCTGGAGATATTTTTCATGCTGCCATCGGGTAAGGTCACAATACTTGGTTTATTTAGAGTTCTGTGGCTTGACAAAAGAGATAGGTCATTGCACATGTGAGTTGTGGCACCTGCGTCTATAATCCATTCTCCTATAGTTCTATTTTCATAAGCTTTAGACTAGCAATAAGATGTCATACCTGCAAAACCAATGTAATTCACACAATTTGCGTCATTGCTGTTAGTAGTGCCTTGGCCATGATTCTTCATGTACGTCATCATCTCTTGCATTAGTGATTCTATATTCCAATCAGCTTTGCCTTGAGTGTAATCATCATTGCAGTTTAGAGGCGTTTCGAACACATGAGCTGCaacattttcttttcctttgtttCTTTTCAGTTTGAGCTCATTGAACCAATCTGGATATCCATTGAGTTTGAAGCAGGTTTCTCTCACATGACCTATGGTTTTGCAGTAAGAACAGGTTCTGTCAtccttccttttgaattgattttTCCATGTTCTGCCTTTGTTAATCTCTGAAGTTTTTGCTGTCATTGCACTGTTTCCAGCTTCATCACTTTGTGCCTCCCTCTATTTTTCGATTCTCAAAATCATGGAATGTGCTTTATTTACACTAGGCAGTGGCTCCATGATAAGAATTTGATTCCTTACATGGTCATAAGACTCATTTAAGCCCATCAAGAATTGCATTAATTTGTGTTTGCCCTCTATCTCAGCAAATAATTTTGCTACATCACATTCACATACCGGAATTggctctaaacatgcatattcatcccatagtttttttaattttgtgtaATACATCATGATATTGTCATTTCCTTGACTAGCATTGCTGATTTCTTTCATTAATTGGTACATCAGGGGACCATTACTGTCTCCAAATCTTTCTTTTAATTCTTCCCATAATTCATAGGCATTTGTGGCATAAAGAAAAGCTTCAGCCAATTCCTTTGAAAGAGCATTCAAGATCCAGGACATTACCATGTTATCTGCCTTCTGCCATTCCTCGTAATTTTTGTCATCTTGATCTGGCATCTTGCACTTGCCATTTATGAATCCTAGCTTGTCCTTTGCTTTCAAGGCTATAACCATCGATCTGCTCCATGTCAGGTAATTGTCGTCTTTCTCTGCTTTCCCTGGTATGTTATCTTCAGTAATTTCTGCCATTGCACTTGCTGAATAGACCGTGTGgtttgagaaaagaaaaatgggtGGTTTCTTTCAGATCTAGATCTGAGTTAgtttctgtaacgccccggaaatcccaaaaaccccctaaaacatcctgaaaatatcacatagagatatgcatgaagtggctgaacagggcactttcggcggcaccttcggcggccgaaagtcctggacagagacgaaactcaggtaggttcggcggcaccttcggcagccgaaagctgcctccacaagaggggttcggcggccgaaacttccttcggctgccgaacctggtttctgccaaacgggcagaaacttggttcatatgaacctcctgcctcccaaacccataaatcatgcatatacttcaaccaaaacatggtagcggtccggatttccggggcgttacagtttCTTTCAGATCTAGATCTGAGTTTGTTGGGGCAGTTTACACAGGGTATGCTCTGATACTATGAGAAGAATAGCTAAAATTGGATTGAAAAATAGagtattttcatatatttgatTTGTTAATtctcatgtatatatatatacacatttgGAAAACTGAATTCTAACTAACTGAGTTCTCTGGATTTTTCTAGAATATTCTGGGTTCCCCTGGAATAAATTACATCCACACAGAAAACGGTGCCATTTTGAATCTGTATATGCTGCGTCGTTTTGCTTCTGGATTTTTATCTGCCTTTTGCTTCTTCCCTGCGGCGTCGTTTTGGCTTTGGCGGTGCAGTGTCTTGCTTTTGCTTCCCTCCTGCGACGTCGTTTGGCTTTGGGAGTATATAATATCTCTTCATACTTGGCCATTTCGTCATCGTATCCCATATTCCAAAAATATGGGAAAAAAGAAATTTCACGTTTTAACTCAAAAGCAAGAAGGTTTAGAGGAACATATTGGAGAGAATCCAAATTTGATATAACAATATTTAATATCAAAAGATTGGCACTTGGCATGTGTGCGTGTGAAATTCAGAGGATGATGTTTGTTAaagtatttttaagaaaaaaaaattcaattttgtaTTACAGGAAAACTGTAAAATTCCAGTTTATCGGACACATTTGTCTAAAGAGATGCCAATTAACAATTTTTAACTGTTATTGTTCACATATTCATATTAGTTCCTCCATGAATTaatgctttctttctttctttcccttTTTCAACACGAAGTTCATATGAATAATCACAAATATTATTGTCTATGATTTTCAGGtttttgtgtatcttgaaagaaTAGTATCATAACCCTGCAGCATCTATAGTAGAGACAATTAATTCCTAATTGAAAGAGTTTTCTTTCACGTCTCAAAGCCATTGTTCATTATCCACTATTCTAACAGTAAGTCAGTAACCACATAGCATTCCCACAATAACACCAGGTATGACATGGCatagaagaaaaattaaaaaatacagaaGACTTTCAACCCAGCATTTATCTAGTTATGTTTATTCAGCAGCTAcaagtattaaaatttattatttcttttatagTAGTTGGGTATAAGAGATAGCACTATAGCTTAAATCCATGGTTTTACCGGCAAAGGCAAAGGCCAAAGGGTTAAGAATTTAAGGTTCAATTATGATCAAACAAGGTCCATTAGGTATACTATTCAAGAAACATTAAATATATGTTATGCAATTAATAgtcttttataaattaataacattGTATCAAGTTGTATCAAAACTAGTAAGTTGATATATTTTACAAGCAATATATTAAAGTAAATCTAATAACTTTCAACATACAATTTTCTTCTGAAAAATCATTTTATAGCACaacaaaataagagaaaattgaTATATCTTCCACATCATAAAagaatttagataaaaaaatagttacataaataattatttaaaataaattaactatatATACATGTGTAAGTGCATGTGTATTAAAATggcttatattaaaataaataggcATTATTAAGGAGTATTATATATATGTTACTACATAATAATTTACTAGATGTATGTATTCTAAGAAAATATGTTAAATACATGTAATGTATATTAATAAAGTTTTGGCTAAATACATATTTGCACCCTTGTACTTTAATATGTTTGCCTATCAAATATTTCAACTTTAACTGTGACCTAATAATcacctaaattttaaaaaaatattacttttacaTATAATTTTGTCAAATACATAGTTTTAAAGttgtatttaaaagtaatttttcaaaCATATGGTTTAAAAGttgtatttaaaagtaattttttaaatctatgATTTTAAGTTGTGTTTAAaactagatttttttttcaaagtttaAGTGTTTAAAAGTAATGTTTTTTAAAGTTAAGGCATTTATTAGGTCACAATtaaaattgaggtgtttgataGACAAAAATACTAAAGTAAAGGTGTGCAATTATGCATTTTGTCATAAAATTTTCCCATAGTTCATAAGGGCTTCGACTTAGAAGTTAGTTAAGTCTTCTTAGGTTTGACCCCTTGTGTCAACAGAAGGTTCTTTTTTCTTCACATGAGGGCATGGCGTCTTTTAAGAAATGATAATTAATAGTTTAAAAGtaacttaatatattttataaataattaatagttttaattgggattttaaattttaaacaataatatgatatgttatggaagaaaAATGTTCAAAGGTGTAACTCAAATGACAATTAGCTTCAAAGCCCACTTGAGCCCAGCAACTTCCAGTTCGAATCTAGTGctggcattttttttttttgttattgaaaaaagaaaaaaagagtggGCTACATGGTAGCTAGATTGAGGGCCAGGCTGCCCTCCTGACAACCCCCTCAACTTGTTTAAATAAGGTCAGATAGACCGGTTATCCACCTAGCTAGTTAAACTGGTTTGGGTTAACGAGTTACCTAACAGTTTCATAGTGTCTGTAACGGAGTTCTGAGAAAACGCGTTTAAGGGACAAGGCCGATGGGCAAATGAATGGTTCTCAATTGAACCGGCCGGTCCAGTCCAAGCTTGATAACCATGCTTAAATCTATGAGCTCTATCCAAATTCCTACTTCCTAGTTACATTAACTAAACACCAGTGGCCATAGAGATTACATTGATGAAAATCGAAGCTTTGAAGTCAAAGCTCCATATAACCAACACATGCATACCTGCAGTAAGCTGGGAATGAGTCCGGCATAAAGAGCTGAAATTCCACCTTGCTCAATAATTTTGATACAGGTTGCCATTGCACTCATTTTAGTAGACCGAACTTGCAGTTGAAGTCGTCTCCTCACAACTTCAAATGGATAAGTAGAAGCTTCTGCACAAGCGCCAGCCCCATACAGCAGTGTCCTGATTGGTCCCAACTCTAGCTGGTCCAATGCATTCAATTCCTGCCCATTTTGACTCGTATTCGCTATTTTTTTCCTGCCTTCAGGTGAATGCAGATAAGCAGACTTCAATATATCATACACACCATAGAAAACTGCCGCTGAAGGTGCGATGCTTAAGATAGAAGGCATTAAGCCCttgtaaagggaaaagaatCCTTCAGTTCGGATCATGTGGTGAAAAGCACCAACCACGCCACCCAAAGCTTCCCCACCAGGTGCAACAATTTTGGTCCGGATCTGCAAGGTGCATAAATTGAAGTATGATTTAGAATTCGGTGATGGATGATCTTTAGCAAAAATCAATGCATGGaataaaacacatcaaacatgaaGCACTTGATTACCTAACTACACCTTTAATGGATACTTCTACTACATTCAAAGAAGCCCAAACTCCAATTTAGTTATGGATGCTATTTGGCACTTTGCTACTGTATTACACTTTTTCGAAAATTACTCCAAATActtcaaaatgaaaataataacttGAAAATATTGAATTGCCTTATTTCTTTTTCCAAATACAAACATAGCAGGAAAAGTTCAACACATAACTAAATAGTTGTTTCTATCATCTACTGTACCATTCTGAAGAGTTAACCGATGATCAACAAGTTGCTCCATTAACATTCAAAGCATATATAGTCTGCAgcaaacataaaatttaaacacGAGCCTATAAGATCAGTGGAGTATACAGCAATCAATCTAATTTAAACTTTACCAATCTTCCATATACATTCAAGATCCTTGCAGTCCAATAGAACACTTAATGTTGAGTTACATTGTCCATAATATACAATGAAGTGGTTTATGCTGATTTTTTGGTACAatatcatgttttatgtaaCACCAAGTCATGTTAAATACTTATATCTGCTACAATATTACAAGAAATAAATTTGGGAAATCAACAAAGGAAAACAAGCAAGTCAAAGAAAAGAACAATGTCCAACTTCACTATATAAATCAACTGTTTCAGATGCAAACATGTATCTTTCTTCTATGAGCATTTTCAGAccatattttattatatgtaCTTTGTGGCCTTGAATAcatatgaaaacacataaaAGTTAAACATTATTAACTCTCACACACTGGCTGACACTCCAAGTTCTTTAGCACTAGATAATTTTAACAAGCACATGCAAACCAAAATCAAGAACTCAGGCCCAGTTCCATTTAGATTATATAATATCAGCAGCAAAATATAAACAGCCATGTATAATTACGTTGAACAGGTAGATCAATTTGCAGCATGCAAGATTGCATTGCTGTACTACTTCTACAAGGAAAAGCATGTCTGAGAGCAAAAGAACTAAAAGAGGAACAAAATCTCaagttttcacatacagtatcAAGTGGTATGCAGAGTATGGTGGCAGAAATGCCAGCTGCAGCACCAGCAATGAACCTCTCAGAATTTGTTGTTTCCTCACTCCCGGATAATCTGAGCAATTGCTTCCTATATGTATCATAAGCACAAAAATTGACTGCTTTAAATGGTGCTGATCGTAGAATGTTGACAAGGTTCCCCTTCCAAAAGCCTTTCAAGCCTTGTGTAGTTGCAATTATCCTAATGAGGTCAAGTATGTGCTTTTGCTCACCACGAACCATATATTCGAGCTTTAATCTCTCCAGTGGAGCAACAAAAGTTCTGGTTACAACAGCTTTTGCTTAGATAAAGTTGAATCAATCTAAACTAAATCAAGAACCTATTAAGCATTACACCATATTAATCAACGGCATACTGTTGTACCTGTCATATCCAAAGATAGAATGCACTATAAAACTTTTCTTAATTAGAAACGAAAATTGAAGGCCTTGTTTGGCTTACCATGACAATCGGTACGGAAGGCAAATTCTTGGAATAGGATTCCATTTGCTTGTTTTTTCATAAAGGATCCAAATTTTTTATGATgttattaatatttgaataactTGAATTTgatcattaataaattatatttagccTCCATTTATTTTGGAAAATAACTTGTATGAGAAAATAACTTACTTTCTATTATTTGGttgcaatattaaaaaaaataactgttaatgaatttatatatagaaaactTAGTGATgctaataaaattctcaaaattttacaTCCCTTttgaattttcttaaaaatggcTTAATTTCTCTTTGATCAGGAAAATACTTTTGCATTCTTGCTGCATTTATGCATACTGCAACACAGAAAATATGGAAAATATTCTCCTAGAAAACATTTTCCATTAAATAAACTGCGccttagttatttaaaaaataaaattggaaTAGAATTCTTGAGACCTAAACATCCATTTCCATTCCCATATTATTGCAATGcaaactaaacataaacatacagggaacatgaaataataataataataataataataataataataaggttTCCCTTTGTAATACTTTCCAGAGTTTCATCCTCATTATTAAACAAAGGGCTATAAAATTTGAACTAATGATATAACAATCCAACTTCTTTGCAGTCGAAAAGACGATTAGTCATTAATTCCTTGAACTACAATCAAAGAGAAAACTCGATCAAATTAAACATAAACAAAATGCTCAATTATTCATGATAACATGCAAAATAAGATGAAGGAAGAGGGGAAGGGAGGGGGAAAAGCTGCAAGAGCAAAAACCAATAAAACTTAGAACcatttatttaaagaaaaagaaaagaaaacaatgCACGGACCTTGAAACCATAGCCGCAGTAGCTCCAGCCCACAAATGCTTGGTAGTGTTCACCGCACCACGTCCTCGTACTCTAACATCCCGTTTCCTTCTTCCCTCCAAAACAGCATTACCTCCGCCGAGCACCTTTTCCTCCTTAATGACGCTCTTCTCATCTCCTTTTGGCACCAAATAGACCTTCGGTTCATGCACAAGCCCAGACCCATCCTTTCTCAAGCTAactgacaaaaagaaacgactAACAGCCACTTGACTACTCCTTTCTCTACTAAATCCCGCAAAAACCGTGTGTTTAGAACAAGATTTCAAACTCGAAACACTAACTGAACTATTTCTGGAAGAAATGAGActaattaaagaagaagaaacggTGGGCTCGAGAAATATGCCACCACAAGTGAATGAACTATAACTCGAATTTAATTCGAGCAAAAATGCACTTTGCAATTGGTCATTCAAGAGCGAATTTCTCGACCAAACTTCAATTCCTGGCATTATCAAATGAAAAGGCATGGAATTGGAGCCGTTAGGAAGATTTCAAAGTGATTGGGATTTTAAGAGGAGTAACAGAATGAATGAGAACAGGAGAGGAAACCTAGAAGGTTAATAATATGAAGAGGAGGATAAAAATGGCGGATTCCAATTTGTCTCTTGCATTGCTTCCATCAACGCGCATACTAGGAGGTCGTCGTCGAGTGGCGCGAACAAAGTATCTCTTGTTGTTTGATGACTTCCCTCTTTGGGATTTAGCAGAGCTCCTATTCATTGGCTGGGATTAGGGATGACGATGGATGGCACCGTTCctcaaaagaaaatataatatatataatatgtgGGCTAAATTTACGTGAATTTTAGATTATCATAAATaaagtatataattttaatttgtaacataaaatatatgaaaattaattgtACTTTCTGAATTACAAGTAATAAAATAATGTGAACGActcattaaaaaattcaaaaaaaaaggcatgttattttttttttttgaaaacagAAGAAATgtcattattatattttctattattttttaaatacacttTCCATacgaattattttattattaaaattattttaaaattaataaattttatttgtttaatgcATATTAAATGGAGCTATTTTAGTAAGCTAATAGCATATTGCAAGTCAACAGACGGGTATTATTTCATCCTAATATAAGCTTAATATAGATGTTGCATGCATCTCCTCCGGGattgtgggattgggttgtggtGATACGCAATTCCACAGGTACAGCTTTGCTTGCAGCTGAAAAACGTCTATATGCCAGTTGGGACTCTTAACTCTGCTGAGGCTCTTGCCTTGCTCTATGGTGTCCAAGCAGCACTTGAAGCGGGTTTCTATCGTGTGATTGTCGAAAGTGAC
This is a stretch of genomic DNA from Manihot esculenta cultivar AM560-2 chromosome 2, M.esculenta_v8, whole genome shotgun sequence. It encodes these proteins:
- the LOC110610063 gene encoding probable mitochondrial adenine nucleotide transporter BTL3 yields the protein MPFHLIMPGIEVWSRNSLLNDQLQSAFLLELNSSYSSFTCGGIFLEPTVSSSLISLISSRNSSVSVSSLKSCSKHTVFAGFSRERSSQVAVSRFFLSVSLRKDGSGLVHEPKVYLVPKGDEKSVIKEEKVLGGGNAVLEGRRKRDVRVRGRGAVNTTKHLWAGATAAMVSRTFVAPLERLKLEYMVRGEQKHILDLIRIIATTQGLKGFWKGNLVNILRSAPFKAVNFCAYDTYRKQLLRLSGSEETTNSERFIAGAAAGISATILCIPLDTIRTKIVAPGGEALGGVVGAFHHMIRTEGFFSLYKGLMPSILSIAPSAAVFYGVYDILKSAYLHSPEGRKKIANTSQNGQELNALDQLELGPIRTLLYGAGACAEASTYPFEVVRRRLQLQVRSTKMSAMATCIKIIEQGGISALYAGLIPSLLQVLPSAAISYFVYEVMKIVLKVE